Proteins found in one Gemmatimonadota bacterium genomic segment:
- the gmk gene encoding guanylate kinase, with the protein MSGRASALVLVAPSGTGKTTVAHALVRTDPRYVFSVSATTRAPRGQERDGVDYHFLEEETFRARISRGELAEWAQVHGRLYGTPLENFAAARREGRTLVLDIDVQGALQVQAKVLDAVCVFLLPPSGRVLLERLRGRGTETEAETRARLRTALDELDQASGFRHLLVNEDVQDTVRVLRGWAESGPPSTAAAPELRDRVTEIAATLQGELAREGG; encoded by the coding sequence ATGAGCGGACGCGCGTCGGCGCTGGTCCTCGTGGCGCCCAGTGGGACGGGCAAGACCACGGTGGCGCACGCGCTGGTGCGCACGGATCCCCGCTACGTCTTCTCCGTGTCGGCCACCACGCGCGCCCCCCGCGGCCAGGAACGCGATGGGGTGGACTACCACTTCCTGGAGGAGGAGACCTTCCGCGCCCGCATCTCCAGGGGCGAGCTGGCCGAGTGGGCCCAGGTGCACGGTCGGCTGTACGGCACCCCGTTGGAGAACTTCGCGGCCGCGCGCCGCGAGGGTCGCACCCTGGTCCTGGACATCGACGTCCAGGGCGCGCTCCAGGTCCAGGCGAAGGTGCTGGACGCGGTCTGCGTCTTCCTGCTGCCCCCCTCGGGCCGGGTGCTCCTGGAGCGCCTGCGCGGTCGGGGCACCGAGACCGAGGCCGAGACCCGGGCGCGGCTGCGCACCGCCCTGGACGAGCTCGACCAGGCGAGCGGCTTCCGGCATCTGCTGGTCAACGAGGACGTCCAGGACACGGTGCGGGTACTGCGGGGCTGGGCGGAGAGCGGACCGCCGTCCACGGCGGCGGCCCCGGAGCTCCGCGACCGGGTCACGGAGATCGCCGCGACCCTCCAGGGCGAGCTGGCCCGCGAGGGCGGTTGA
- a CDS encoding YicC/YloC family endoribonuclease, producing the protein MIRSMTGFGECTRETERGTLRVEIKSVNHRFFNSSIRLPSGADRWEARVVELLKESVQRGHVTYSLGWERGSISRDGTLPELDLERARAYHGALLQMQEELGLAGPPDLRTMARFSDLFRADPGARVFEIEEDLLVEMTRAALVGFVEQRRAEGTRLEADLRRALGVLLELAAVVEERAPQRLLAERDRLRTQIRELTEGVEVDEDRLAREVAYLAERWDLNEELVRLRSHVQLFTEALDGPDHEGVGKRLGFVVQEMNREANTIASKANDATIQRAAVGMKEEIERIREQVENVE; encoded by the coding sequence ATGATCCGCAGCATGACCGGATTCGGAGAATGCACGCGCGAGACCGAGCGCGGCACCCTCCGCGTCGAGATCAAGAGCGTCAACCACCGCTTCTTCAACTCCAGCATCCGTCTCCCTTCCGGCGCCGACCGCTGGGAGGCCCGCGTGGTGGAGCTGCTGAAGGAGTCCGTGCAGCGCGGACACGTGACGTATTCGCTCGGCTGGGAGCGTGGCAGCATCTCCCGCGACGGCACGCTCCCCGAGCTGGATCTGGAGCGGGCCCGTGCCTATCACGGTGCGTTGTTGCAGATGCAGGAGGAGCTGGGTCTGGCCGGCCCTCCGGACCTGCGCACCATGGCGCGCTTCAGCGACCTCTTCCGCGCGGATCCGGGGGCGCGCGTCTTCGAGATCGAGGAAGACCTCCTCGTGGAGATGACACGCGCCGCGCTGGTGGGCTTCGTCGAACAGCGGCGCGCCGAAGGCACGCGTCTCGAGGCCGATCTGCGACGCGCCCTGGGCGTGCTGCTGGAGCTGGCCGCGGTCGTGGAGGAGCGCGCACCGCAACGTCTGCTCGCCGAGCGCGATCGGTTGCGGACGCAGATCCGCGAGCTCACCGAGGGTGTGGAGGTGGACGAGGACCGCTTGGCGCGCGAGGTGGCCTATCTGGCCGAGCGCTGGGACCTGAACGAGGAGCTGGTGCGGCTGCGCTCGCACGTGCAGCTCTTCACCGAGGCGCTGGACGGCCCCGATCACGAGGGGGTGGGGAAGCGCCTCGGTTTCGTGGTCCAGGAGATGAACCGCGAGGCCAACACCATCGCCTCCAAGGCCAACGACGCGACCATCCAGCGTGCGGCGGTGGGCATGAAGGAGGAGATCGAGCGGATCCGCGAGCAGGTGGAGAACGTCGAGTGA
- the coaBC gene encoding bifunctional phosphopantothenoylcysteine decarboxylase/phosphopantothenate--cysteine ligase CoaBC, with product MAPRELTPRRPWRGRRVVLGVSGGIAAYKSVQVARDLTRLGCVVDVVLTEGATRFVQPLSFEGVTGRPVHTHLFQTDGAALHIRLGQDADAVCVAPATADLLARAAQGRADDLLTTTLLVTRAPVVLCPAMNTAMWEHPQTAANVRHLADVLGYRIAGPGTGALAHGEASGAGRMLEPDDIVAHVGRALESPGPLHGRSVLITAGPTREPLDPVRYLGNRSSGRMGWALAEAAWRRGAEVTLIAGPTALPDPVGVRVERVERAEEMLEAASHHVPHADVLIFAAAVADYRPRSPAAQKLKRERGAPTVDTVENPDVAASLTPLRKSGSFAVGFALETEDLVERARGKLARKGFDLIVANPADEPDAGLDVETNRATLVAADGSIEAVALMPKTELAELILDRVGAARSRLPA from the coding sequence GTGGCCCCACGGGAGCTGACCCCACGTCGCCCCTGGAGGGGTCGCCGGGTGGTGCTCGGCGTCTCGGGGGGCATCGCTGCGTACAAGTCCGTCCAGGTGGCGCGGGACCTGACCCGCCTCGGCTGCGTCGTGGATGTCGTCCTCACGGAGGGTGCCACCCGGTTCGTCCAGCCACTCTCGTTCGAAGGCGTCACCGGTCGGCCCGTCCATACCCATCTCTTCCAGACGGACGGCGCGGCCCTCCACATCCGGCTGGGTCAAGACGCCGACGCGGTCTGCGTGGCCCCTGCCACGGCCGACCTGCTGGCGCGCGCGGCCCAGGGGCGCGCCGACGACCTGCTCACCACCACGCTGCTGGTGACGCGCGCTCCGGTCGTGCTCTGCCCGGCCATGAACACCGCCATGTGGGAGCATCCGCAGACGGCTGCCAACGTCCGCCATCTCGCGGACGTCCTCGGCTACCGCATCGCCGGACCGGGCACCGGAGCGCTCGCCCACGGGGAGGCCTCCGGGGCGGGTCGCATGCTGGAGCCGGACGACATCGTGGCGCACGTGGGCCGAGCCCTGGAGAGCCCCGGACCGCTGCACGGGCGCTCCGTCCTGATCACGGCCGGGCCCACGCGCGAGCCGCTGGATCCCGTCCGGTACCTGGGCAACCGCTCCTCCGGACGCATGGGGTGGGCGCTGGCCGAGGCCGCCTGGCGGCGGGGTGCGGAGGTGACGTTGATCGCGGGGCCTACCGCGCTCCCCGACCCGGTGGGCGTACGGGTCGAGCGCGTGGAGCGCGCGGAGGAGATGCTGGAGGCGGCGTCCCACCATGTCCCGCACGCGGACGTGCTGATCTTCGCGGCCGCGGTGGCCGACTACCGGCCCCGGAGCCCGGCCGCGCAGAAGCTCAAGCGCGAGCGTGGTGCGCCCACCGTCGATACGGTCGAGAACCCGGACGTGGCCGCGAGCCTCACCCCGTTGCGCAAGAGCGGAAGCTTCGCCGTGGGATTCGCCCTGGAGACAGAGGACCTGGTCGAGCGCGCGCGCGGCAAGCTGGCGCGCAAGGGGTTCGACCTGATCGTCGCCAATCCCGCGGACGAGCCCGATGCCGGTCTCGACGTGGAGACCAATCGCGCGACCCTCGTCGCAGCGGACGGGAGCATCGAGGCTGTCGCGCTGATGCCCAAGACGGAGCTCGCCGAACTCATCCTCGACCGCGTGGGCGCGGCGCGCTCGCGCCTGCCCGCGTGA
- the rpoZ gene encoding DNA-directed RNA polymerase subunit omega produces the protein MRVFTPAEIAASTQSKYLGVLVSAKYARELNALPHEAMSLGEQKKLTTRALEALTSGQIEFRLVKRRRRNE, from the coding sequence ATGCGCGTCTTCACCCCTGCCGAGATCGCGGCCAGCACCCAGAGCAAGTACCTGGGCGTTCTGGTCTCCGCCAAGTATGCCCGCGAGCTGAACGCGCTCCCGCACGAGGCCATGAGCCTCGGGGAGCAGAAGAAGCTCACCACGCGGGCGCTGGAGGCTCTGACCTCCGGTCAGATCGAATTCCGGCTCGTCAAGCGCCGCCGCCGCAACGAGTAG